The Neodiprion virginianus isolate iyNeoVirg1 chromosome 5, iyNeoVirg1.1, whole genome shotgun sequence genome contains a region encoding:
- the LOC124305266 gene encoding peptidyl-prolyl cis-trans isomerase H — protein sequence MPTWNQIQSQLRNPNNPVVFFDVSVGTTEIGRMIFELFEDVCPKTSENFRQFCTGEYRRDGVPLGFKGAIFHRVIKDFMIQGGDFVNGDGTGVLSIYGGSTFPDENFILKHDSSGLLSMANSGKDTNGCQFFITCAKCNFLDGKHVVFGRVIDGLLVMRKVENVPTGPNNKPKIPVTISQCGQI from the exons ATGCCAACCTGGAACCAGATTCAGTCCCAGCTTCGCAACCCGAACAACCCGGTTGTCTTCTTCGACGTCTCCGTCGGCACGACGGAAATCGGACGAATGATATTTGAGCTCTTCGAGGATGTTTGTCCGAAGACGTCGGAGAATTTCCGACAGTTCTGCACCGGGGAGTACAGGAGAGACGGGGTGCCGCTCGGATTCAAGGGTGCAATTTTTCATCGGGTAATTAAAGACTTCATGATCCAGGGCGGAGACTTTGTCAATGGCGACGGTACCGGGGTGCTCAGCATATACGGGGGAAGCACATTTCCCGACGAGAATTTCATCCTCAAACACGACTCGTCGGGCTTGTTGTCGATGGCCAACAGCGGCAAGGACACCAACGGTTGTCAGTTCTTCATCACCTGTGCCAAGTGCAATTTTTTGGATGGTAAACACGTCGTGTTTGGCAGAGTTATCGACGGACTTTTGGTCATGAGAAAAGTTGAGAATGTGCCTACGGGACCGAACAATAAGCCTAAGATACCAGTCACCATATCGCAGTGTGGTcaaat CTGA
- the LOC124305260 gene encoding tyrosine decarboxylase-like codes for MDIEEFRVRGKEMVEYICEYLGNIKSNRVTSNVEPGYLRPLLPAEAPMKPESWDDIMKDVDSKIMPGITHWQHPRFHAYFPSGNSYPSILGDMLSDAIGCIGFSWAASPACTELETVVLDWFAKAMDLPEEFLSETEESKGGGVIQSSASECILVTMLAARNQAIRILKEQDPGTEDSAFLPRLVAYCSTESHSCVEKAAMISLVKLRVLEPDDKCSLRGETLEAALKKDVAEGLVPFFVSTTLGSTGCCSFDNLEEIGPVCKQYPNLWLHVDGAYAGSSFICPELRHLMAGIDHADSFNTNTNKWLLVNFDCSCLWVKDRVKLTSALVVDPLYLQHANSGESIDYRHWGVPLSRRFRALKLWFVIRSYGISGLQNYIRNHIKLAKRFEALMRKDTRFDVVNDVRVGLVCFRLKGSDTLNQELLANINASGKLHMIPSRVKEQYIIRFCVVREHATEEDIDYAFDVIEEHSTEVLLAHFDKPQTPEIIVKSPKTPPPLSKRLSRRLSFTRSVSRDTYRRSLSRSSLHDGATPIMIVDDDPEGDIIEEDVFCNSR; via the exons ATGGACATCGAAGAGTTTCGTGTTCGCGGCAAGGAGATGGTCGAGTACATATGCGAGTACCTCGGGAACATCAAATCGAATCGAGTCACCTCGAACGTCGAACCCGGGTATCTGCGGCCCCTGCTTCCGGCGGAAGCTCCGATGAAACCCGAATCATGGGACGACATAATGAAGGACGTTGACAGCAAAATAATGCCAGGG ATAACCCACTGGCAGCATCCACGTTTCCACGCTTACTTCCCATCTGGAAATTCGTACCCATCGATCCTGGGAGACATGCTTTCGGACGCAATTGGATGCATCGGTTTCTCCTGGGCCGCGAGTCCGGCTTGTACAGAGTTGGAAACGGTGGTCCTCGACTGGTTCGCCAAGGCGATGGATCTGCCCGAGGAGTTCCTTTCCGAAACGGAAGAGTCAAAGGGTGGTGGAGTAATCCAGAGCTCGGCTTCCGAGTGCATCCTCGTGACGATGCTCGCTGCGAGGAACCAAGCAATAAGGATACTCAAGGAGCAGGACCCCGGAACCGAGGATTCGGCCTTCCTGCCCAGACTGGTGGCCTACTGTTCCACAGAGTCCCACTCCTGCGTCGAGAAGGCGGCGATGATAAGTCTGGTGAAACTCCGGGTCCTCGAACCTGACGACAAGTGCTCCTTGCGGGGCGAGACGCTGGAGGCCGCGCTGAAGAAGGACGTGGCTGAGGGTTTGGTGCCCTTTTTCGTCTCGACGACCCTCGGCTCGACCGGCTGCTGCTCCTTCGACAACCTCGAGGAGATCGGCCCGGTCTGCAAGCAGTATCCAAACCTCTGGCTGCACGTCGACGGCGCATACGCGGGAAGCTCTTTCATCTGTCCGGAGCTCCGTCATCTAATGGCGGGCATCGATCACGCCGACTCGTTCAACACGAACACGAACAAGTGGCTTCTGGTTAACTTTGACTGCTCGTGCCTGTGGGTGAAGGACCGAGTTAAGCTTACCTCTGCGCTGGTCGTCGACCCGCTTTACCTGCAGCATGCCAATTCCGGGGAGTCGATAGACTATCGGCACTGGGGTGTCCCGCTGAGCAGGAGGTTCCGCGCGTTGAAGTTGTGGTTCGTCATCAGGAGCTACGGGATCAGCGGCCTCCAGAACTACATCAGGAACCACATCAAGCTGGCCAAGCGGTTCGAGGCTTTGATGCGGAAGGACACGAGGTTCGACGTGGTTAACGACGTCCGCGTAGGGCTCGTCTGCTTCAGGTTGAAGGGGAGTGACACCTTGAACCAGGAACTGCTGGCCAACATAAACGCCTCCGGGAAACTCCACATGATACCGTCCAGGGTGAAGGAGCAGTACATCATTCGATTCTGCGTTGTTCGGGAGCACGCCACGGAGGAGGACATCGACTACGCGTTTGACGTAATTGAGGAACACTCGACCGAGGTCCTTCTTGCCCACTTCGACAAACCCCAGACACCGGAAATTATCGTCAAGAGCCCAAAGACCCCGCCGCCACTGTCGAAGCGGCTCAGTAGGCGTTTGAGCTTCACCAGAAGCGTATCGAGGGATACATACAGGCGGTCCTTGTCCAGGTCGAGCCTCCACGACGGGGCCACGCCCATCATGATCGTTGACGATGATCCTGAGGGAGATATTATTGAGGAAGACGTTTTCTGCAACAGCCGGTAG
- the LOC124305259 gene encoding aromatic-L-amino-acid decarboxylase-like isoform X1, translated as MDVEEFRIRGKEMVDYIAEFVSTIHGRRVTPDVGPGYLRPMLPAEAPREPESWEDIMRDVESKIMPGITHWQHPRFHAYFPAGNSFPSILGDMLSDAIGCIGFSWAASPACTELETIVCDWFGKAIGLPNDFLYFSEGSRGGGVIQGSASECVLVCMLAARAQAITRLKESQAHAHLDEASLLGKLMAYCSRESHSCVEKDAMICFVKLRILEPDERSILRGDTVRQAIEADVAEGYVPFFVSTTLGTTACCSFDNLKEIGPVCKKWPGIWLHVDAAYAGNSFICPELKQYMAGIEHADSFNTNPNKFLLTNFDCSCLWVRNRFKLTGALVVDPLYLQHTHADTAIDYRHWSIPLSRRFRSLKLWCVFRSYGISGLQAYIRGHISLAKRFESLVKKDSRFEVCNDVVLGLVCFRAKGTDKLNQKLLSVINDSGKIHMIPARVNQRYTIRFALAAPNATESDVDYAWSIITDFASELLESKDVMDELADIREKKRKATLEQRRSFFVRMVSDPAIQPGFTKTPNQSNAKLGTQATICGTEANSAPPTVWVFSLNNFIFDSIIVAQVMFLIRRHSWISWPLAYLLQSRDSNSDTGELSLRFRHLDTMVRLKANSGNSSRRGSSTGCSPEPSPSASPSRGRSPNGCS; from the exons ATGGACGTCGAAGAGTTTCGCATACGGGGCAAGGAGATGGTCGATTACATCGCTGAATTCGTCAGCACCATCCACGGGAGGCGTGTCACTCCAGATGTAGGTCCCGGATACTTGCGGCCGATGCTTCCGGCCGAAGCTCCCCGCGAGCCCGAGTCCTGGGAGGACATAATGCGGGACGTAGAGTCGAAGATAATGCCGGGT ATCACTCACTGGCAGCATCCGAGATTTCACGCCTATTTTCCGGCCGGGAATTCCTTCCCTTCGATCCTCGGAGATATGCTTTCGGACGCTATTGGATGCATTGGATTTTCGTGG GCCGCCAGTCCCGCCTGCACCGAGCTAGAGACGATAGTCTGCGACTGGTTTG GCAAGGCCATCGGACTTCCAAACGACTTCCTGTACTTCAGCGAAGGCAGCAGAGGGGGTGGCGTGATTCAG GGATCAGCCTCCGAGTGTGTTTTGGTTTGTATGCTGGCTGCGAGAGCCCAGGCGATAACCAGGCTCAAGGAATCACAGGCCCATGCCCACCTCGACGAAGCGAGCCTCTTGGGGAAGCTGATGGCCTACTGCAGTCGGGAGAGTCACAGCTGCGTCGAGAAGGACGCGATGATCTGCTTCGTCAAGCTCCGGATCCTCGAGCCAGACGAGCGGAGCATTTTGAGGGGAGACACCGTGCGTCAG GCAATCGAGGCCGACGTGGCTGAGGGTTACGTTCCATTTTTTGTGTCCACCACTCTCGGAACGACAGCTTGTTGCTCATTCGACAACCTCAAAGAGATCGGCCCAGTGTGCAAAAAATGGCCCGGT ATTTGGCTACACGTGGACGCCGCTTATGCCGGGAACTCGTTCATCTGCCCGGAGCTGAAGCAGTACATGGCTGGGATAGAGCACGCCGATTCGTTCAACACAAATCCGAACAAGTTCCTCCTGACAAACTTCGACTGCTCTTGCCTCTGGGTGCGGAATCGGTTCAAGTTGACCGGCGCCTTGGTTGTCGACCCTCTTTACCTCCAGCATACTCACGCCGATACCGCGATCGACTACAG GCACTGGAGTATCCCTCTGAGCAGGCGATTTCGCTCCCTAAAATTGTGGTGCGTGTTCAGAAGCTACGGAATATCCGGGCTCCAGGCGTACATTCGGGGTCACATTAGTCTGGCGAAGAGGTTCGAGTCGCTTGTGAAGAAGGACTCGAGGTTCGAAGTCTGTAACGACGTCGTG CTCGGACTGGTTTGCTTCCGGGCGAAAGGCACGGACAAACTGAATCAGAAGCTTCTGAGCGTGATCAACGATTCGGGAAAAATTCACATGATTCCAGCCCGAGTCAATCAGCGATACACGATACGATTCGCCCTGGCAGCACCAAACGCTACTGAATCGGACGTCG ATTACGCCTGGAGCATTATCACGGACTTTGCATCGGAACTCCTCGAGTCCAAG GACGTGATGGACGAGCTCGCGGACATTCgggagaagaagaggaaggcCACTCTGGAGCAGCGGAGGTCATTCTTCGTCCGAATGGTCTCTGATCCGGCGATCCAGCCGGGCTTCACGAAGACCCCGAATCAGTCGAACGCGAAGCTCGGAACCCAGGCGACGATCTGCGGAACGGAGGCCAACAGCGCGCCCCCGACAGTGTGGGTATtttcgttgaataattttattttcgactcAATAATAGTAGCTCAAGTCATGTTCCTCATCCGCAGGCACTCCTGGATATCTTGGCCGTTGGCCTACCTCCTCCAGTCACGTGACTCGAACTCGGACACCGGGGAACTCTCGCTGAG GTTTCGACACTTGGACACGATGGTTCGACTCAAGGCGAACAGCGGCAACAGCAGCCGTCGGGGAAGCAGCACCGGGTGCAGCCCCGAACCCTCGCCTTCGGCTTCTCCGTCCAGAGGCCGAAGTCCGAACGGATGTTCGTAA
- the LOC124305259 gene encoding aromatic-L-amino-acid decarboxylase-like isoform X2 gives MDVEEFRIRGKEMVDYIAEFVSTIHGRRVTPDVGPGYLRPMLPAEAPREPESWEDIMRDVESKIMPGITHWQHPRFHAYFPAGNSFPSILGDMLSDAIGCIGFSWAASPACTELETIVCDWFGKAIGLPNDFLYFSEGSRGGGVIQGSASECVLVCMLAARAQAITRLKESQAHAHLDEASLLGKLMAYCSRESHSCVEKDAMICFVKLRILEPDERSILRGDTVRQAIEADVAEGYVPFFVSTTLGTTACCSFDNLKEIGPVCKKWPGIWLHVDAAYAGNSFICPELKQYMAGIEHADSFNTNPNKFLLTNFDCSCLWVRNRFKLTGALVVDPLYLQHTHADTAIDYRHWSIPLSRRFRSLKLWCVFRSYGISGLQAYIRGHISLAKRFESLVKKDSRFEVCNDVVLGLVCFRAKGTDKLNQKLLSVINDSGKIHMIPARVNQRYTIRFALAAPNATESDVDYAWSIITDFASELLESKDVMDELADIREKKRKATLEQRRSFFVRMVSDPAIQPGFTKTPNQSNAKLGTQATICGTEANSAPPTVHSWISWPLAYLLQSRDSNSDTGELSLRFRHLDTMVRLKANSGNSSRRGSSTGCSPEPSPSASPSRGRSPNGCS, from the exons ATGGACGTCGAAGAGTTTCGCATACGGGGCAAGGAGATGGTCGATTACATCGCTGAATTCGTCAGCACCATCCACGGGAGGCGTGTCACTCCAGATGTAGGTCCCGGATACTTGCGGCCGATGCTTCCGGCCGAAGCTCCCCGCGAGCCCGAGTCCTGGGAGGACATAATGCGGGACGTAGAGTCGAAGATAATGCCGGGT ATCACTCACTGGCAGCATCCGAGATTTCACGCCTATTTTCCGGCCGGGAATTCCTTCCCTTCGATCCTCGGAGATATGCTTTCGGACGCTATTGGATGCATTGGATTTTCGTGG GCCGCCAGTCCCGCCTGCACCGAGCTAGAGACGATAGTCTGCGACTGGTTTG GCAAGGCCATCGGACTTCCAAACGACTTCCTGTACTTCAGCGAAGGCAGCAGAGGGGGTGGCGTGATTCAG GGATCAGCCTCCGAGTGTGTTTTGGTTTGTATGCTGGCTGCGAGAGCCCAGGCGATAACCAGGCTCAAGGAATCACAGGCCCATGCCCACCTCGACGAAGCGAGCCTCTTGGGGAAGCTGATGGCCTACTGCAGTCGGGAGAGTCACAGCTGCGTCGAGAAGGACGCGATGATCTGCTTCGTCAAGCTCCGGATCCTCGAGCCAGACGAGCGGAGCATTTTGAGGGGAGACACCGTGCGTCAG GCAATCGAGGCCGACGTGGCTGAGGGTTACGTTCCATTTTTTGTGTCCACCACTCTCGGAACGACAGCTTGTTGCTCATTCGACAACCTCAAAGAGATCGGCCCAGTGTGCAAAAAATGGCCCGGT ATTTGGCTACACGTGGACGCCGCTTATGCCGGGAACTCGTTCATCTGCCCGGAGCTGAAGCAGTACATGGCTGGGATAGAGCACGCCGATTCGTTCAACACAAATCCGAACAAGTTCCTCCTGACAAACTTCGACTGCTCTTGCCTCTGGGTGCGGAATCGGTTCAAGTTGACCGGCGCCTTGGTTGTCGACCCTCTTTACCTCCAGCATACTCACGCCGATACCGCGATCGACTACAG GCACTGGAGTATCCCTCTGAGCAGGCGATTTCGCTCCCTAAAATTGTGGTGCGTGTTCAGAAGCTACGGAATATCCGGGCTCCAGGCGTACATTCGGGGTCACATTAGTCTGGCGAAGAGGTTCGAGTCGCTTGTGAAGAAGGACTCGAGGTTCGAAGTCTGTAACGACGTCGTG CTCGGACTGGTTTGCTTCCGGGCGAAAGGCACGGACAAACTGAATCAGAAGCTTCTGAGCGTGATCAACGATTCGGGAAAAATTCACATGATTCCAGCCCGAGTCAATCAGCGATACACGATACGATTCGCCCTGGCAGCACCAAACGCTACTGAATCGGACGTCG ATTACGCCTGGAGCATTATCACGGACTTTGCATCGGAACTCCTCGAGTCCAAG GACGTGATGGACGAGCTCGCGGACATTCgggagaagaagaggaaggcCACTCTGGAGCAGCGGAGGTCATTCTTCGTCCGAATGGTCTCTGATCCGGCGATCCAGCCGGGCTTCACGAAGACCCCGAATCAGTCGAACGCGAAGCTCGGAACCCAGGCGACGATCTGCGGAACGGAGGCCAACAGCGCGCCCCCGACAGT GCACTCCTGGATATCTTGGCCGTTGGCCTACCTCCTCCAGTCACGTGACTCGAACTCGGACACCGGGGAACTCTCGCTGAG GTTTCGACACTTGGACACGATGGTTCGACTCAAGGCGAACAGCGGCAACAGCAGCCGTCGGGGAAGCAGCACCGGGTGCAGCCCCGAACCCTCGCCTTCGGCTTCTCCGTCCAGAGGCCGAAGTCCGAACGGATGTTCGTAA
- the LOC124305264 gene encoding ribonuclease P protein subunit p25-like protein isoform X1, with product MTNEMARKSRSKKKLLLQKTGDVVKTPIPIPNLPEKFLWMHVNSGTKIKNVLSYALKEIPGYNCIVWSGAGQGIGKVITCAEICKRNHPSLHQITKLRYVKSKKAAVVEKSKGNMADLGVPELHILLSKDPLDSRELGHQSSIDEPGMFSSRRSDPKTSGENDQQDSDTVVIDGIRELQPSTSKLSSVATEEFAAMGLRTAQKRPRKGQRTSETSSGSKSRKKGKA from the exons ATGACGAACGAA aTGGCGAGAAAATCGAGATCAAAAAAGAAGCTCCTCCTCCAAAAAACAGGGGACGTCGTTAAAACCCCAATACCGATACCAAATTTACCGGAGAAATTTTTGTGGATGCAC GTGAACAGCGgtaccaaaataaaaaacgtacTAAGCTACGCTCTGAAGGAAATACCCGGTTACAATTGTATCGTCTGGTCAGGTGCGGGTCAAGGGATAGGTAAGGTGATTACCTGCGCCGAaatttgcaagagaaatcaTCCAAGTCTTCATCAAATCACGAAGCTTCGTTATGTCAA ATCGAAAAAGGCTGCAGTGGTAGAGAAAAGCAAAGGTAACATGGCTGATCTCGGTGTTCCAGAGCTACATATTTTGCTGTCGAAGGATCCTCTCGATTCCCGGGAGCttgg TCATCAGTCGTCGATCGACGAACCAGGAATGTTTTCGTCGCGTCGTTCGGACCCAAAAACTTCCGGTGAAAATGATCAGCAAGATTCTGATACCGTCGTTATTGACGGTATAAGGGAGCTACAACCGTCGACGAGCAAGTTATCGAGCGTAGCTACAGAGGAATTTGCAGCTATGGGTTTACGAACCGCGCAGAAGAGACCCCGTAAAGGACAACGGACGAGTGAAACGTCGTCGGGTAGCAAGAGTAGAAAGAAGGGAAAAGCATGA
- the LOC124305264 gene encoding ribonuclease P protein subunit p25-like protein isoform X2, with product MARKSRSKKKLLLQKTGDVVKTPIPIPNLPEKFLWMHVNSGTKIKNVLSYALKEIPGYNCIVWSGAGQGIGKVITCAEICKRNHPSLHQITKLRYVKSKKAAVVEKSKGNMADLGVPELHILLSKDPLDSRELGHQSSIDEPGMFSSRRSDPKTSGENDQQDSDTVVIDGIRELQPSTSKLSSVATEEFAAMGLRTAQKRPRKGQRTSETSSGSKSRKKGKA from the exons aTGGCGAGAAAATCGAGATCAAAAAAGAAGCTCCTCCTCCAAAAAACAGGGGACGTCGTTAAAACCCCAATACCGATACCAAATTTACCGGAGAAATTTTTGTGGATGCAC GTGAACAGCGgtaccaaaataaaaaacgtacTAAGCTACGCTCTGAAGGAAATACCCGGTTACAATTGTATCGTCTGGTCAGGTGCGGGTCAAGGGATAGGTAAGGTGATTACCTGCGCCGAaatttgcaagagaaatcaTCCAAGTCTTCATCAAATCACGAAGCTTCGTTATGTCAA ATCGAAAAAGGCTGCAGTGGTAGAGAAAAGCAAAGGTAACATGGCTGATCTCGGTGTTCCAGAGCTACATATTTTGCTGTCGAAGGATCCTCTCGATTCCCGGGAGCttgg TCATCAGTCGTCGATCGACGAACCAGGAATGTTTTCGTCGCGTCGTTCGGACCCAAAAACTTCCGGTGAAAATGATCAGCAAGATTCTGATACCGTCGTTATTGACGGTATAAGGGAGCTACAACCGTCGACGAGCAAGTTATCGAGCGTAGCTACAGAGGAATTTGCAGCTATGGGTTTACGAACCGCGCAGAAGAGACCCCGTAAAGGACAACGGACGAGTGAAACGTCGTCGGGTAGCAAGAGTAGAAAGAAGGGAAAAGCATGA
- the LOC124305263 gene encoding MOB kinase activator-like 4, producing MCLSVECNTGKMKMADGSLLRRNRPGTKAKDFCRWPDEPFEEMDSTLAVQQYIQQIIRREPSNIELILGMPDGQDEGVWKYEHLRQFCMELNGLAVRLQGECNPETCTQMTATEQWIFLCAAHKTPKECPAIDYTRHTLDGAACLLNSNKYFPSRVSIKESSVAKLGSVCRRVYRIFSHAYFHHQSIFDEFENETFLCRRFTAFVIKYNLMSKDNLIVPILEDGAPTESEA from the exons ATGTGTTTGTCGGTCGAGTGCAACACTGGCAAAATGAAGATGGCGGACGGATCTTTGTTAAGAAGAAATAGGCCCGGAACAAAGGCAaag GATTTTTGCCGCTGGCCAGATGAGCCGTTTGAGGAAATGGACAGCACACTTGCAGTGCAACAGTACATACAACAGATAATAAGACGAGAGCCTTCGAACATTGAGCTCATTCTTGGTATGCCTGATGGTCAGGACGAGGGAGTTTGGAAATACGAACACCTGAGGCAGTTCTGCATGGAATTGAACGGATTAGCAGTGAGACTCCAAGGGGAATGTAACCCCGAGACTTGCACTCAGATGACTGCCACTGAACAGTGGATATTTTTATGCGCTGCTCACAAAACGCCAAAGGAATGTCCAGCGATCGATTACACTCGGCATACTTTGGATGGTGCCGCTTGCCTACTCAACAGCAATAAATACTTCCCAAGCAG AGTCAGCATCAAAGAGTCATCTGTCGCAAAACTTGGCTCTGTATGTCGTCGAGTTTACAGGATCTTCTCACACGCCTATTTTCACCATCAGTCAATATTTGACGAGttcgaaaatgagacattCCTTTGTCGCAG GTTTACAGCgtttgttataaaatataatctgaTGTCTAAGGACAATCTCATAGTACCAATATTGGAGGACGGCGCACCAACGGAAAGCGAGGCATAA